Below is a genomic region from Helicobacter pylori.
TCAAATGTCTAATCAAATTCTAGGGCAACTGATGAATATCCCCCCAAGTTTTTACAAAAACGAGGGTGATAGTATTAAGATTCTCACAATGGACGATATTGATTTTAGTGGCGTGTATGATGTTAAAATTACCAACAAATCTGTGGTAGATGAAATCATCAAACAAAGCACCAAAACTTTGTCTAGAGAACATGAAGAAATCACCACAAGCCCCAAAGGTGGCAATTAATTCAAGAGAAAGGATAAAATATATTGATGTTATTAAACTCGGTTCTTTACAAAATAAAAAACAAAACCAACGACAGGCTCTTCTAGAGAATATAGTGGCGGAAAAAACCAAGCAAAAACAATGAAAGGAAACAGCAATGGAACTCGGTTTTAATGAAGCAGAAAGACAAAAGATCTTAGACAGCAACAGATCTCTTATGGGAAATGCAAATGAAGTAAGGGATAAGTTTATTCAAAATTACGCCTCTTCTTTAAAAGATAGCAACGATCCGCAAGATTTTTTGAGAAGAGTTCAAGAGTTAAGAATCAATATGCAAAAGAATTTTATTAGTTTTGATGCTTATTACAACTATTTGAACAACCTTGTGTTAGCCAGTTACAATCGTTGCAAACAAGAAAAGACTTTTGCAGAAAGCACGATCAAAAATGAACTAACGCTTGGGGAGTTTGTTGCAGAAATTTCTGACAACTTCAATAATTTTATGTGTGATGAAGTGGCAAGAATTTCAGACCTAGTGGCTTCTTATCTGCCAAGAGAGTATTTACCGCCATTCATAGATGGCAATATGATGGGCGTGGCGTTTCAGATTCTAGGGATAGATGATTTTGGGAGAAAGCTCAATGAGATTGTCCAAGATATAGGGACTAAATATATTATTTTGAGCAAAAATAAGACTTATCTCACTTCTTTAGAAAGAGCTAAATTGATAACCCAATTAAAATTAAATTTGGAATAAGAACATGACTGAAGACAGATTGAGTGCAGAAGATAAAAAATTTCTAGAAGTAGAAAGAGCCTTAAAAGAAGCGGCATTAAATCCTCTAAGGCATGCTACTGAAGAACTTTTTGGTGATTTTTTAAAAATGGAAAATATCACTGAGATTTGTTACAATGGGAACAAGGTTGTGTGGGTTTTAAAAAATAATGGCGAATGGCAACCATTTGATGTGAGAGACAAGAAAGCCTTTAGTCTGTCTCGTTTAATGCATTTTGCCCGGTGTTGTGCAAGTTTTAAGAAAAAAACAATAGACAACTATGAAAATCCTATTTTGAGCAGCAATTTAGCGAATGGTGAAAGGGTGCAGATTGTCCTTTCCCCTGTTACAGTTAATGATGAAACCATTTCCATATCCATAAGGATACCTAGCAAAACAACCTATCCTCATAGCTTCTTTGAAGAGCAGGGTTTTTATAATCTGCTAGATAACAAAGAACAAGCGATCAGCGCGATTAAAGATGGTATTGCTATTGGTAAGAATGTGATTGTTTGTGGTGGCACAGGAAGCGGTAAAACGACTTATATCAAAAGCATCATGGAGTTTATCCCCAAAGAAGAAAGGATCATATCCATTGAAGACACCGAAGAGATTGTATTCAAACACCACAAGAACTACACACAGCTTTTTTTTGGTGGGAATATCACCTCTGCTGATTGCTTAAAGTCATGTTTGAGAATGCGGCCTGATAGAATCATTTTAGGAGAACTCAGAAGCAGTGAGGCATACGATTTTTATAATGTGCTTTGTAGCGGTCATAAAGGCACGCTAACCACTCTGCATGCAGGGAGCAGTGAAGAAGCGTTTATCCGTTTAGCCAACATGAGTTCATCTAATAGTGCAGCAAGGAATATCAAGTTTGAAAGTCTTATTGAGGGCTTTAAAGATTTGATTGATATGATTGTCCATATCAACCACCACAAACAGTGTGATGAATTTTATATCAAACATAGGTAGTAGGCGCAATGGAAGACTTTTTGTATAACACCTTATACTTCATAGAGGATTATAAGTTGGTTGTTATTTTTAGTTTCATAGGGTTAATAGCGTTATTTTTCCTCTACAAATTCATAAAAGCTCAAAAAAAGGCTTTTAAAGATAAAGCTAACCAACCTCAAAAGAAAAAAAGCTTTAAAGAAATCATTATAGATGGGCTGAAAGAAAGGGTTAAAACCTTTGGCTTTTGGTTGCAAGCTATATTATTACTATCCTATTCTTTTATCACATCAGGGTTATTTTTCTTGATTCTCTTAGGTAATTTTTATGATGATAATCGATCGCCTGAGAGCGATGATGATCTTTTTGATATATGGATCTATGCGATACAAGATTTTCCTAATTACTATTTTAAAGCGCTTGGTTTTAGTTCACTCAAGATTTATGGGTTCAATATATCATTAGTCGTATATAGTTCTATTTTATGTTCTTATATCTTCATTACCTTTTTTGTGTGGTTCTTAAAATACTTAACTCGGACTAGAGACATAGGAGCGAATAAAAAAGTTGATGATCTCTTTGGGAGCGCGAGTTGGGAAACTGAAGAGAAAATGATCAAAGCTAAACTTATCACACCCAATAATAAAAAACGCGCCTTTGACAAACGAGAGGTTATTGTAGGCAGGCGTGGTTTAGGGGATTTTATCGCTTACGCAGGACAGGCGTTCATTGGCTTGATTGCTCCTACTAGAAGCGGTAAAGGTGTGGGTTTCATCATGCCCAATATGATCAATTATCCTCAAAATATCGTTGTGTTTGACCCTAAGGCGGACACTATGGAAACTTGCGGAAAAATCAGAGAAAAACGTTTCAACCAAAAAGTGTTCATCTATGAACCTTTCTCCTTAAAAACACACCGATTTAATCCTTTCGCTTATGTGGATTTTGGTAATGATGTGGTTTTAACTGAAGACATACTCTCTCAAATTGACACACGCCTAAAAGGGCATGGGATGGTGGCTAGTGGGGGGGATTTTTCCACTCAAATCTTTGGATTGGCAAAGCTCGTGTTCCCTGAAAGACCTAATGAAAAAGATCCTTTTTTTAGCAATCAAGCGCGGAATCTTTTTGTCATCAATTGCAATATTTATAGGGATCTCATGTGGACTAAAAAGGGGCTTGAGTTTGTCAAAAGAAAAAAAATCATCATGCCTGAAACCCCCACAATGTTTTTCATAGGTTCTATGGCAAGCGGTATCAACTTGATTGATGAAGACACAAACATGGAAAAAGTCGTGTCTCTGATGGAATTTTTTGGAGGTGAAGAAGATAAGAGTGGCGACAATCTAAGAGCGCTTAGTCCTGCTACTAGAAACATGTGGAATAACTTCAAGACAATGGGTGGCGCTAAAGAAACTTATAGTTCTGTGCAGGGGGTTTATACATCAGCGTTTGCGCCTTACAATAACGCCATGATCAGGAATTTCACGAGCGCTAATGATTTTGATTTCAGGCGTTTAAGGATTGATGAAGTGAGTATTGGCGTGATCGCTAATCCTAAAGAAAGCACTATTGTTGGGCCGATATTAGAGCTGTTTTTCAATGTGATGATTTATAGCAATCTTATTCTGCCAATCCATGATCCACAATGCAAAAGAAGTTGCTTAATGCTTATGGATGAATTCACGCTCTGTGGCTATTTGGAAACCTTTGTTAAAGCGGTAGGGATCATGGCAGAATACAACATGCGCCCCGCTTTTGTATTTCAAAGTAAGGCGCAACTAGAGAATGACCCCCCACTTGGTTATGGTAGGAACGGCGCTAAGACTATTTTAGACAACCTTTCTTTGAATATGTATTATGGGATTAACAACGATAACTACTATGAACATTTTGAAAAACTTTCTAAGGTGTTAGGGAAATACACAAGGCAAGACGTGAGCCGGAGCATTGATGATAATACCGGTAAGACCAACACTTCTATCAGCAACAAAGAGCGGTTTTTGATGACCCCTGATGAATTGATGACTATGGGCGATGAGCTTATCATTCTAGAGAATACGCTCAAACCCATCAAATGCCACAAGGCGCTTTACTATGATGATCCATTCTTCACTGATGAACTCATCAAGGTGAGTCCAAGCTTGAGCAAGAAATACAAATTGGGGAAAGTGCCTAATCAGGCAACATTCTATGATGATTTGCAAGCCGCTAAAACTAGAGGTGAATTGAGCTATGACAAGTCTTTAGTGCCTGTGGGTTCAAGCGAACTGTGATTAAGACAAAATATCTTAACAAAAAGAAGCAAAATATATTTTAGAAAAATTAAAAGATAATGGTGTAAATGATATTATTATAAATTCATAAAATAATAGGATTGTGTCATCAAAATTGCTTATAAAATGAGTATGCTCTACTCGTTATATCGCACTTGAGAATAGATGCAACGGAATTTCTTCACGTAAGCGCCATTAGGGTTGTGTTTCATTCCCCCATTGTAAGCGCCTATTGCCATTTCTACTAATTGATACACGCTTTTGTTGGGATATTTCTGTTTGTAGTAATCAAAATTTTCTTTTAAAATTTGTTTGGCTAATTGGATCGCAAAATCCACATCATTGAGCAATTTGAACTTGAGGAGCGTTTTAGAATAGGTAGGATAGAATTTTTTAGCGGTGTTCAAAGTGATATGAAACATGGAATAAGAAGTGTCTTTTAGGGAAATTTCACGCTTGTTGTTCAAGCCCAAAGAACTTTCTAGTAAAGCGATAGAAATGAGCGTTCTGCACATTATTTCATTGTCGCAGCCTTTTTGATGGATATGGATAAGATTTTCGTATTGCTTGAAACTGATGGTTATTTTTTGGCATGGATAGGCTAAGGAATTAAGAAGTAAAGTCAGACCAATCCATTTCCCAAACAAAACTTCACTTTACTTTGAATCTTTCAGTAACGCTTTTTGTAACTTTTGCTTGTCGTA
It encodes:
- the cag4 gene encoding VirB1 family T4SS lytic transglycosylase Cag4; the encoded protein is MFGKWIGLTLLLNSLAYPCQKITISFKQYENLIHIHQKGCDNEIMCRTLISIALLESSLGLNNKREISLKDTSYSMFHITLNTAKKFYPTYSKTLLKFKLLNDVDFAIQLAKQILKENFDYYKQKYPNKSVYQLVEMAIGAYNGGMKHNPNGAYVKKFRCIYSQVRYNE
- the virB11 gene encoding cag pathogenicity island type IV secretion system ATPase VirB11; the encoded protein is MTEDRLSAEDKKFLEVERALKEAALNPLRHATEELFGDFLKMENITEICYNGNKVVWVLKNNGEWQPFDVRDKKAFSLSRLMHFARCCASFKKKTIDNYENPILSSNLANGERVQIVLSPVTVNDETISISIRIPSKTTYPHSFFEEQGFYNLLDNKEQAISAIKDGIAIGKNVIVCGGTGSGKTTYIKSIMEFIPKEERIISIEDTEEIVFKHHKNYTQLFFGGNITSADCLKSCLRMRPDRIILGELRSSEAYDFYNVLCSGHKGTLTTLHAGSSEEAFIRLANMSSSNSAARNIKFESLIEGFKDLIDMIVHINHHKQCDEFYIKHR
- the cagZ gene encoding cag pathogenicity island translocation protein CagZ; protein product: MELGFNEAERQKILDSNRSLMGNANEVRDKFIQNYASSLKDSNDPQDFLRRVQELRINMQKNFISFDAYYNYLNNLVLASYNRCKQEKTFAESTIKNELTLGEFVAEISDNFNNFMCDEVARISDLVASYLPREYLPPFIDGNMMGVAFQILGIDDFGRKLNEIVQDIGTKYIILSKNKTYLTSLERAKLITQLKLNLE
- the cag5 gene encoding VirD4 family type IV secretion system ATPase Cag5, whose translation is MEDFLYNTLYFIEDYKLVVIFSFIGLIALFFLYKFIKAQKKAFKDKANQPQKKKSFKEIIIDGLKERVKTFGFWLQAILLLSYSFITSGLFFLILLGNFYDDNRSPESDDDLFDIWIYAIQDFPNYYFKALGFSSLKIYGFNISLVVYSSILCSYIFITFFVWFLKYLTRTRDIGANKKVDDLFGSASWETEEKMIKAKLITPNNKKRAFDKREVIVGRRGLGDFIAYAGQAFIGLIAPTRSGKGVGFIMPNMINYPQNIVVFDPKADTMETCGKIREKRFNQKVFIYEPFSLKTHRFNPFAYVDFGNDVVLTEDILSQIDTRLKGHGMVASGGDFSTQIFGLAKLVFPERPNEKDPFFSNQARNLFVINCNIYRDLMWTKKGLEFVKRKKIIMPETPTMFFIGSMASGINLIDEDTNMEKVVSLMEFFGGEEDKSGDNLRALSPATRNMWNNFKTMGGAKETYSSVQGVYTSAFAPYNNAMIRNFTSANDFDFRRLRIDEVSIGVIANPKESTIVGPILELFFNVMIYSNLILPIHDPQCKRSCLMLMDEFTLCGYLETFVKAVGIMAEYNMRPAFVFQSKAQLENDPPLGYGRNGAKTILDNLSLNMYYGINNDNYYEHFEKLSKVLGKYTRQDVSRSIDDNTGKTNTSISNKERFLMTPDELMTMGDELIILENTLKPIKCHKALYYDDPFFTDELIKVSPSLSKKYKLGKVPNQATFYDDLQAAKTRGELSYDKSLVPVGSSEL